One Mycolicibacterium fluoranthenivorans DNA window includes the following coding sequences:
- a CDS encoding heavy metal translocating P-type ATPase, protein MLTTTVLDVGGVHWATTGAVIESTLLRRPGVSSVQANTVNNTATVTYDPAATSVADLSQWLRDCGFHCQGRSVPAHVCDPMAEPGGAEAVSPHAMMGHGGHGAMSMAAMVADMRNRFVVALVLSVPIMLYSPMGRDMLGFAAPAPFGLRDDVVGFVLSVPVIFYSAWIFFDGAWRALRARTLDMMVLVAVAVGTGWLYSVGVTLTGGGEVFYEAASMLTTFVLLGHWFEMRARGGANDAIRTLLELAPPVAVVIRDGLPVEVPTTEVATGDLLLIRPGAKIPVDATVEDGDSEVDESMVTGESLPVSKGPGSAVVGASINTTGTLRVRATKVGADTVLAQIVAMVQQAQNSKAPGQRLADRAAFWLVLVALLGGTVTFLVWWAVGAGVQTALLFAITVVVITCPDALGLATPTAIMVGTGLGARRGVLFKNATALEMSARVTAVVMDKTGTLTKGEPEVTDLVVDGMAEDELLGLVAAVETESEHPLAAAIVSFARARGAQVAALTGFRNVPGHGAVATVAGRTVVVGNRALLAQEGVDSGALFARRDELAAGGRTAVLVAVDGQLVAVIALADAARPTSPAAVTALHELGVQVAMLTGDNGATAERIAGQLGIDIVIADVLPGEKAAKIAELQAAHSRVAMVGDGVNDAPALAQADLGVAIGAGTDVAIETSDLVLMRSDPLDVAVALRIGRGTLRKMRQNLGWAIGYNVIALPIAAGVFVPLFGFVLRPEVAALSMSGSSLIVAVNALMLKRLKLPA, encoded by the coding sequence GTGTTGACGACCACGGTGCTGGATGTCGGCGGTGTGCACTGGGCGACCACGGGTGCGGTGATCGAGTCGACGTTGCTCCGCCGCCCGGGGGTGTCCTCGGTGCAGGCCAACACCGTCAACAATACGGCCACCGTGACCTATGACCCGGCGGCCACCTCGGTAGCTGATCTGTCGCAGTGGTTGCGCGACTGTGGTTTTCACTGCCAGGGCCGATCGGTGCCGGCGCACGTGTGCGACCCGATGGCCGAACCCGGTGGCGCCGAGGCGGTATCGCCGCATGCGATGATGGGCCACGGTGGCCACGGCGCGATGTCGATGGCGGCGATGGTGGCCGACATGCGGAACCGGTTCGTGGTGGCGTTGGTGTTGTCGGTGCCGATCATGCTGTATTCCCCGATGGGACGCGACATGCTGGGCTTCGCCGCGCCTGCCCCGTTCGGGCTCAGGGACGACGTGGTCGGGTTCGTCCTGAGTGTGCCGGTGATCTTCTACTCGGCCTGGATCTTCTTCGACGGTGCCTGGCGGGCTTTGCGCGCCAGAACGCTGGACATGATGGTGCTGGTGGCGGTTGCCGTCGGAACGGGCTGGCTTTACAGCGTCGGTGTCACGCTGACCGGTGGTGGCGAGGTGTTCTACGAGGCCGCCTCGATGTTGACCACCTTTGTGCTGCTGGGGCATTGGTTCGAGATGCGGGCCCGGGGCGGAGCCAACGACGCCATTCGCACCTTGCTGGAGCTCGCGCCGCCGGTGGCGGTGGTGATCCGGGACGGTCTGCCCGTCGAGGTCCCCACCACCGAGGTCGCCACCGGTGACCTGCTGCTGATCCGGCCGGGCGCAAAGATTCCCGTCGACGCCACGGTGGAGGACGGTGACTCCGAAGTCGATGAATCGATGGTCACCGGCGAAAGTCTGCCGGTCTCCAAGGGACCTGGTTCGGCGGTGGTGGGGGCATCCATCAACACCACCGGGACCCTTCGGGTCCGCGCGACCAAGGTGGGCGCGGACACGGTGCTGGCCCAGATCGTCGCGATGGTCCAGCAGGCACAGAACTCCAAGGCACCCGGGCAGCGACTGGCCGATCGGGCCGCGTTCTGGCTGGTGCTCGTGGCGCTGCTCGGCGGTACCGTCACCTTCCTGGTGTGGTGGGCCGTCGGTGCCGGGGTGCAGACCGCGTTGCTGTTCGCGATCACCGTGGTGGTGATCACCTGCCCGGACGCCTTGGGCCTGGCCACTCCGACGGCGATCATGGTGGGCACCGGATTGGGTGCCAGACGCGGTGTGCTGTTCAAGAACGCCACCGCCCTTGAGATGTCGGCTCGGGTCACCGCGGTGGTGATGGACAAGACCGGAACGTTGACCAAAGGCGAGCCGGAAGTGACCGATCTGGTGGTCGACGGGATGGCCGAGGACGAACTGCTCGGCTTGGTGGCGGCGGTGGAAACGGAGTCCGAACATCCGCTGGCCGCTGCGATCGTGAGCTTTGCGCGTGCGCGTGGGGCACAGGTTGCGGCCCTCACCGGGTTCCGCAACGTACCCGGCCACGGCGCGGTGGCGACGGTGGCGGGCCGCACGGTGGTGGTGGGCAACCGGGCCCTGCTGGCGCAGGAGGGCGTCGATTCCGGCGCCCTGTTCGCACGTCGTGATGAGCTGGCCGCGGGCGGCCGGACCGCGGTGTTGGTGGCCGTGGACGGACAACTGGTGGCGGTGATTGCGCTCGCCGATGCCGCGCGGCCGACCTCCCCGGCCGCGGTGACAGCCCTGCACGAACTGGGTGTGCAGGTCGCGATGCTCACCGGCGACAACGGGGCCACCGCCGAACGTATCGCCGGCCAACTCGGCATCGACATCGTGATCGCCGATGTACTGCCCGGGGAGAAGGCGGCCAAGATCGCCGAGTTGCAGGCCGCGCATTCCCGAGTCGCGATGGTCGGCGACGGTGTGAACGACGCACCGGCGCTGGCGCAGGCGGACCTCGGGGTGGCGATCGGAGCGGGCACCGATGTCGCGATCGAGACCTCCGATCTGGTGTTGATGCGCTCGGATCCGCTCGATGTCGCGGTGGCCCTGCGGATCGGGCGGGGCACGCTGCGCAAGATGCGCCAGAACCTCGGCTGGGCCATCGGGTACAACGTCATTGCGCTGCCGATCGCCGCCGGGGTGTTCGTGCCCCTGTTCGGGTTCGTGCTGCGTCCCGAGGTCGCCGCCCTGTCGATGTCCGGGTCGAGCCTGATCGTGGCGGTCAACGCGCTGATGCTCAAACGCCTCAAGCTGCCGGCGTGA
- a CDS encoding sensor histidine kinase gives MSAPDHLQNNTVRQQKPGVGLGARLMGAQILVLLTGGVTTWIVAAIVGPPLFREHLRRAGVGHGSNEQFHAEQAYRYATVLSIAVAVAVAAATALVVTAYFSRRLQRSMADVSAAASAVASGRYDIRVAPAGLGADFDNLSGAFNQMARRLGTIELTRRQMFSDLAHEIRTPVSVLGVYLQAVEDGVRPLDADTMAMLREQADRLVRFSQDFAALAQAEEAGSAIDVHLDTPAPLVTSTLAAAAGRYAAKGVALTSHVPADLPQIRWDPQRIGQVLHNLLDNALRHTPSGGHVDVRVTADPRDLVITVTDDGDGIPAEHLPRIFERFYRVDAARDREHGGAGIGLAIAKAIADAHGGSLTASSMGSGHGATFTLVVPVGGPAAGG, from the coding sequence ATGAGCGCACCGGATCACCTGCAGAACAACACTGTCCGGCAGCAGAAGCCCGGAGTCGGGCTGGGCGCCCGGCTGATGGGGGCGCAGATACTGGTCCTGCTGACGGGCGGGGTGACCACCTGGATCGTCGCCGCCATCGTCGGGCCGCCGTTGTTTCGGGAACACCTGCGCCGGGCCGGCGTCGGTCACGGCTCGAACGAACAGTTTCACGCCGAACAGGCATACCGCTATGCCACCGTGCTCTCGATCGCCGTGGCCGTCGCGGTCGCGGCCGCCACCGCGTTGGTGGTGACCGCCTATTTCAGCCGGCGTCTGCAGCGTTCGATGGCCGACGTGTCAGCGGCGGCCAGCGCCGTCGCCTCCGGGCGATACGACATCCGGGTCGCGCCGGCGGGCCTGGGCGCGGACTTCGACAATCTCTCCGGGGCGTTCAACCAGATGGCCCGACGCCTGGGCACCATCGAGCTGACGCGGCGCCAGATGTTCAGCGACCTCGCCCACGAGATCCGCACGCCGGTTTCGGTGTTGGGGGTGTACCTGCAGGCGGTCGAGGACGGTGTGCGACCACTGGACGCCGACACCATGGCGATGCTGCGTGAGCAGGCGGACCGCCTGGTGCGGTTCTCGCAGGATTTCGCCGCCCTGGCTCAAGCCGAAGAGGCCGGCTCGGCGATCGACGTGCACCTCGATACCCCTGCCCCGCTGGTGACCTCCACGCTGGCCGCGGCCGCCGGCCGATACGCGGCCAAAGGTGTCGCACTGACAAGCCACGTCCCCGCGGATCTGCCCCAGATCCGCTGGGATCCGCAGCGCATCGGTCAGGTACTGCACAATCTGCTCGACAACGCGTTGCGGCACACCCCCTCCGGCGGCCATGTGGACGTGCGGGTGACGGCCGACCCTCGGGACCTCGTCATCACGGTCACCGATGACGGCGACGGAATCCCGGCCGAACATCTGCCCCGGATCTTCGAACGGTTCTACCGGGTGGATGCCGCCCGCGATCGTGAGCACGGCGGCGCCGGGATCGGTCTGGCCATCGCCAAAGCCATCGCCGACGCGCACGGTGGCAGCCTCACCGCGTCCAGCATGGGGTCCGGACACGGTGCCACCTTCACGTTGGTGGTGCCGGTCGGGGGTCCGGCGGCCGGCGGCTAG
- a CDS encoding response regulator transcription factor gives MDNTAAPAGPGSGFRALVVDDEVGLANVVGSYLEREQFEVTVCHTGTDAVLRAREVDPDVVVLDLGLPGIDGVEVCRQLRVFSDAYVVMLTARDSETDTIVGLSVGADDYVTKPFNPRELVARIRAMLRRPRTVTSPADIARRTPPPTAPPRVFGELSIDIERREVTLGNTSIALTRTQFDILAALSARPGVVFTRPQIIETVWGDSWVGNAHLVDVHVGHLRRKLGDDPAEPRFVQTIRGVGYRMGTGG, from the coding sequence ATGGACAACACCGCAGCACCTGCCGGCCCCGGCTCCGGGTTTCGTGCGTTGGTCGTGGACGACGAGGTAGGCCTGGCCAATGTGGTGGGCAGCTATCTGGAACGCGAGCAGTTCGAGGTCACCGTGTGCCACACCGGTACCGATGCCGTGCTCCGGGCTCGTGAGGTCGACCCCGATGTGGTCGTGCTCGACCTCGGGCTACCGGGTATCGACGGTGTCGAGGTGTGCCGGCAACTGCGCGTGTTCTCCGATGCCTATGTCGTGATGCTCACCGCGCGCGATTCCGAAACCGACACCATCGTCGGGCTTTCGGTCGGCGCCGACGACTACGTCACCAAGCCGTTCAACCCGCGTGAGCTGGTGGCGCGGATACGGGCGATGCTGCGCCGTCCGCGCACTGTGACCTCGCCCGCCGATATCGCGCGGCGGACACCGCCGCCCACCGCGCCGCCGCGGGTGTTCGGCGAGCTGTCCATCGACATCGAGCGCCGCGAAGTCACCCTGGGGAACACGTCGATTGCGTTGACCCGCACACAGTTCGACATCCTCGCCGCACTATCGGCACGCCCGGGCGTGGTCTTCACCCGGCCCCAGATCATCGAGACCGTGTGGGGTGACTCATGGGTGGGCAATGCGCACCTGGTGGATGTCCACGTCGGCCACCTGCGCCGCAAACTCGGTGACGATCCTGCCGAGCCGCGCTTCGTGCAGACGATACGAGGCGTCGGCTACCGGATGGGTACCGGCGGATGA
- a CDS encoding aminotransferase class I/II-fold pyridoxal phosphate-dependent enzyme yields MDNSRAYNSVWQFRGDAWCRLEEAADRLTRPSTTGDLKEEYVAICHDLLINLAPLEPYWAFPGSPQFAKIQRLFNAGAYDKFAHTVARINRALTTESYRTGDVDTAGADDTADLFPADPRTLESQPANRREQLYFEVLVVEKMTEAQERALRKEVRSWRRPDDEFVYELVVVGSGDEALIAARLNVNLQAVVIRRRFSHQSPRDLTTLSEFIDHELSHDLDDHKSPDERAAILAKSLHELRPELDLFLMTEIEVEDIAGRLGQSFRRVFHAREGVLELHLSILQGVAARYRTPFFSALKQYSHRPTGVFHALPISQGKSIVNSHWIKDMVGFYGLDVFMAETSATCGGLDSLLEPTGPLRESQQLAAEAYGSRHTYFVTNGTSTANKIVTQSLVAPGDIVLLDRNCHQSHHYGMMLAGANVVYLEAYPLADYTMYGAVPLREIKSKLLALKAAGKLDRVKMISLTNCTFDGIVYDTERVMEECLAIKPDLVFLWDEAWFAFARFHPVYRQRTAMETARRLRTKLADPEYRVSYTEQLTHEGPLSDEELLNRRLRPDPAEARVRVYATQSTHKTLTSLRQGSMIHVFDQDFEQKVSEAFHEAYMAHTSTSPNYQILASLDLGRRQVALEGVELVQRQIENAMQLRDAIDNHPLLSKYMSCLRTSDLIPQQFRPSGIAQPLRSGLKNMMAVWDSDEFVLDPSRITLSIGRTGYDGDQFKREQLMDRHGVQINKTSRNTVLFMTNIGTTRSSVAFLVEVLVKIAGELEESISEMGLGERARFEQKVRRLTTNSASLPNFSGFHPVFRDGTQTPEGDVRRAFYLSYDDTHCEYLSTDEIFDKIDAGAQVVSATFVTPYPPGFPVLVPGQVFSQEILTFLRELDTPEIHGYKPELGFRVYTEKAIEGLRPARWSDLPQPSVIG; encoded by the coding sequence GTGGACAACTCGCGTGCGTACAACAGCGTCTGGCAGTTCCGCGGCGATGCGTGGTGCCGCCTCGAAGAGGCCGCCGACCGGTTGACTCGGCCGAGCACGACCGGCGACCTCAAAGAGGAATACGTGGCCATCTGCCACGACCTGCTGATCAACCTGGCACCGCTGGAACCGTACTGGGCCTTCCCCGGCTCACCTCAGTTCGCCAAGATCCAGCGTCTCTTCAACGCAGGCGCGTACGACAAGTTCGCCCACACGGTCGCCCGGATCAACCGGGCGCTCACCACGGAGTCCTACCGCACCGGCGATGTCGACACCGCCGGTGCCGACGACACCGCCGATCTGTTCCCGGCCGACCCGCGCACCTTGGAGAGCCAGCCCGCCAACCGGCGCGAGCAGCTCTACTTCGAGGTGCTGGTCGTGGAGAAGATGACCGAGGCCCAAGAACGGGCACTGCGCAAAGAGGTGCGCAGCTGGCGCAGGCCCGATGACGAATTCGTCTACGAGCTGGTCGTCGTCGGCAGCGGCGACGAGGCACTGATCGCCGCGCGCCTCAACGTCAACCTGCAGGCCGTCGTCATCCGCCGCCGGTTCAGTCACCAGTCGCCCCGGGACCTGACCACGCTGTCGGAGTTCATCGACCACGAGCTGTCCCACGATCTCGACGACCACAAGTCCCCCGACGAACGGGCCGCGATCCTGGCCAAGTCGCTGCACGAGCTGCGTCCCGAACTCGACCTGTTCCTGATGACCGAGATCGAGGTCGAGGACATCGCCGGCCGGCTCGGGCAGTCGTTCCGCCGGGTGTTCCACGCCCGCGAGGGTGTGCTGGAGCTGCACCTGTCCATCCTGCAGGGGGTCGCCGCGCGCTACCGCACCCCGTTCTTCAGCGCGCTCAAGCAGTACAGCCACCGGCCCACCGGTGTCTTCCACGCACTGCCGATCAGCCAGGGCAAGTCGATCGTCAACTCGCACTGGATCAAAGACATGGTCGGGTTCTACGGGCTGGACGTGTTCATGGCCGAGACCTCGGCGACCTGCGGCGGGCTGGACTCGCTGCTGGAACCCACCGGCCCGCTGCGCGAGTCCCAGCAGCTGGCCGCCGAGGCGTACGGCAGCAGGCACACCTACTTCGTCACCAACGGCACCTCGACGGCCAACAAGATCGTCACCCAGTCCCTGGTCGCTCCCGGCGATATCGTGCTGCTGGACCGCAACTGCCACCAGAGCCACCACTACGGCATGATGCTGGCCGGCGCCAACGTCGTCTACCTGGAGGCCTACCCGCTCGCTGACTACACGATGTACGGCGCGGTCCCACTGCGGGAGATCAAGTCGAAACTGTTGGCGCTCAAGGCTGCCGGCAAGCTCGACCGGGTCAAGATGATCTCGCTGACCAACTGCACGTTCGACGGCATCGTCTACGACACCGAGCGCGTCATGGAGGAATGCCTGGCCATCAAGCCCGACCTCGTATTCCTCTGGGACGAAGCGTGGTTCGCGTTCGCCCGGTTCCACCCGGTGTACCGGCAACGAACCGCCATGGAGACTGCGCGTCGGCTCCGCACCAAGCTCGCCGACCCCGAATACCGCGTCTCCTACACCGAGCAGCTCACCCACGAAGGCCCGCTGTCCGACGAGGAGCTGCTGAACCGGCGGCTGCGGCCCGACCCCGCCGAGGCGCGCGTGCGGGTGTACGCCACCCAGTCCACGCACAAGACGCTGACCTCGCTGCGGCAGGGCTCGATGATTCACGTCTTCGACCAGGACTTCGAGCAGAAAGTGTCCGAGGCCTTCCACGAGGCCTATATGGCGCACACCTCGACCTCGCCGAACTACCAGATCCTCGCCTCACTGGATCTGGGTCGCCGCCAGGTGGCCCTGGAGGGTGTCGAGTTGGTGCAGCGCCAGATCGAGAACGCCATGCAGCTGCGCGATGCCATCGACAACCATCCACTGCTGAGCAAGTACATGTCCTGCCTGCGCACCTCGGACCTGATCCCGCAGCAGTTCCGCCCCTCGGGCATCGCCCAGCCCCTGCGATCCGGCCTGAAAAATATGATGGCGGTGTGGGATTCGGACGAGTTCGTGCTGGATCCGTCGCGCATCACGCTGTCTATCGGGCGCACCGGCTACGACGGTGACCAGTTCAAGCGCGAACAGCTGATGGACCGGCACGGCGTGCAGATCAACAAGACCTCACGCAACACCGTGCTGTTCATGACCAATATCGGCACCACGCGCAGCTCGGTGGCGTTCCTGGTCGAGGTGCTGGTGAAGATCGCCGGCGAGCTGGAGGAGTCGATCTCCGAGATGGGGCTGGGTGAGCGGGCCCGGTTCGAGCAGAAAGTGCGTCGGCTGACCACGAACTCGGCATCGCTGCCGAATTTCAGCGGCTTCCACCCCGTCTTCCGGGACGGTACGCAGACCCCCGAAGGCGATGTGCGCCGCGCCTTCTACCTGTCCTACGACGACACCCACTGCGAGTACCTGTCCACCGACGAGATCTTCGACAAGATCGACGCCGGTGCGCAGGTGGTGTCCGCGACATTCGTCACGCCCTACCCGCCCGGATTCCCGGTGCTGGTGCCCGGCCAGGTGTTCAGCCAGGAGATCCTGACCTTCCTGCGTGAGCTCGACACTCCCGAGATCCACGGCTACAAACCAGAACTCGGCTTCCGGGTGTACACCGAGAAGGCGATCGAAGGTCTGCGGCCGGCACGCTGGTCGGATCTGCCGCAGCCCAGTGTGATCGGCTAG
- a CDS encoding multicopper oxidase family protein — translation MKGLTGSALTRRGFLAATAIGGLALAGCGGRPHSGGATPVSADAIAAAEAARPHTGRTVNMRLEAGPARVDLGGPIAQAYAYNQVVPGPLIRAGVGDELAVTLVNGLPHASSVHWHGLALRNDMDGAAPATPDVPTAGDFTYRFTAAHPGTYWAHPHTGLDADYGLYLPVIIDDPREPGAYDAEWIVVLDDWTAGVGSSPQQLFDGLRAMGMGMGGHGMHGMPGMPGMPGVGGVGTSDLLGGDAGDISYPYYLVNGRIPAAASTFRAKPGQRVRIRLINAGADTAFRVALAGHRMTVTHTDGFPVLPTEVDALLLGMGERYDVVITAGDGVFPLVASAEGKNAYARAMLSTGAGAVPDPGFVPAELRGRVGTVATFAAAPEAVLAGDRAETTLTARLGGAMMGYDWTINGRHFDEMEPLQVRQGQNVTLTFVNDTMMWHPMHLHGHTFEVITPDGRPGPRKDTLIVLPRQTVGVRLITDNPGTWMLHCHNTYHQASGMMTSLDYVA, via the coding sequence ATGAAGGGACTCACAGGCTCCGCCCTGACCCGGCGCGGGTTCCTGGCCGCGACGGCAATCGGCGGGCTGGCGCTGGCCGGATGCGGCGGCCGGCCGCACAGCGGTGGTGCGACGCCGGTCTCTGCCGATGCGATCGCGGCAGCCGAGGCGGCTCGCCCGCACACCGGGAGAACGGTGAACATGCGGCTGGAGGCGGGGCCTGCCCGCGTGGACCTCGGAGGCCCCATCGCGCAGGCATACGCCTACAACCAGGTGGTGCCCGGACCGTTGATCCGGGCCGGCGTCGGTGATGAGTTGGCGGTCACCCTGGTCAACGGGTTACCGCATGCGTCCTCGGTGCACTGGCACGGTCTGGCGCTGCGCAACGATATGGACGGCGCGGCGCCGGCCACGCCCGATGTCCCCACGGCGGGTGACTTCACCTACCGCTTCACCGCTGCGCATCCGGGAACGTATTGGGCCCATCCGCACACCGGCCTGGACGCCGATTACGGCCTCTACCTGCCGGTGATCATCGACGATCCGCGTGAGCCGGGCGCCTATGACGCGGAATGGATCGTCGTTCTCGACGATTGGACCGCCGGAGTCGGCAGCAGTCCACAACAGCTGTTCGACGGGTTGCGGGCGATGGGGATGGGGATGGGTGGACACGGTATGCACGGTATGCCCGGTATGCCCGGCATGCCCGGGGTGGGCGGCGTTGGAACGAGTGATCTGCTCGGCGGCGACGCCGGCGATATCAGTTACCCGTACTACCTCGTCAACGGCCGAATCCCGGCCGCGGCCAGCACATTCCGCGCCAAGCCCGGACAACGCGTCCGGATCCGTCTGATCAATGCCGGAGCCGACACCGCATTCCGGGTGGCCCTGGCGGGACATCGTATGACGGTGACCCATACCGACGGGTTCCCGGTATTACCGACCGAGGTGGACGCCCTGCTGTTGGGGATGGGTGAACGCTACGACGTGGTGATCACCGCGGGGGACGGTGTTTTCCCGCTGGTGGCCTCCGCCGAAGGCAAGAACGCCTACGCCCGCGCGATGCTGTCCACCGGCGCCGGAGCCGTGCCCGACCCCGGATTCGTCCCTGCCGAACTGCGCGGCCGGGTCGGTACCGTCGCCACATTCGCCGCGGCGCCGGAGGCGGTGCTCGCCGGTGACCGCGCCGAGACCACCCTGACTGCCCGGCTGGGCGGCGCGATGATGGGGTACGACTGGACCATCAACGGTCGCCACTTCGATGAGATGGAGCCGCTGCAGGTCCGGCAGGGCCAGAATGTCACCCTCACCTTCGTCAACGACACCATGATGTGGCATCCGATGCACTTGCACGGGCACACCTTCGAGGTGATCACCCCGGATGGCCGGCCGGGTCCACGCAAGGACACCCTCATCGTGCTGCCCAGACAGACGGTCGGTGTCCGCCTGATCACGGACAATCCGGGCACCTGGATGTTGCACTGCCACAACACCTATCACCAGGCGTCCGGGATGATGACCAGCCTCGATTACGTCGCGTGA
- a CDS encoding DUF305 domain-containing protein, translated as MMTAALVAAAVTLGACGTSTTSAGPSSSDKTTTTQPATSAEHNHADEMFARMMIPHHQQAIEMSDMILGKQGVDPKVIALATQIKAAQGPEIQQMQGWLTQWGATGMSPSSGMPGMPGMPGTSGMPGMPGMPGMQPGQGMMSEQDMAALQNAQGVTASKLFLTQMIAHHQGAITMAETEITTGQSPDAVALANSIKTSQQREIDTMKTLLGSL; from the coding sequence ATGATGACCGCGGCCCTGGTGGCCGCGGCGGTCACGCTCGGCGCGTGCGGCACCTCCACGACCTCCGCCGGACCGTCCTCGTCGGACAAGACCACGACGACGCAGCCGGCGACGTCGGCGGAGCACAACCATGCCGACGAGATGTTCGCACGGATGATGATCCCGCATCACCAACAGGCCATCGAGATGAGCGACATGATCCTGGGTAAGCAGGGTGTCGACCCGAAGGTGATCGCGCTGGCCACCCAGATCAAGGCCGCACAGGGGCCGGAGATCCAGCAGATGCAGGGTTGGCTGACCCAGTGGGGCGCTACCGGGATGTCCCCCTCGTCAGGCATGCCGGGAATGCCGGGAATGCCCGGTACGTCAGGAATGCCCGGCATGCCGGGAATGCCGGGAATGCAGCCAGGGCAGGGCATGATGTCCGAGCAGGACATGGCGGCGCTGCAGAACGCTCAGGGCGTCACGGCGAGCAAGCTGTTCCTGACGCAGATGATCGCCCACCATCAGGGGGCCATCACCATGGCCGAGACCGAGATCACGACGGGTCAATCGCCGGACGCGGTCGCCTTGGCCAACAGCATCAAGACCAGCCAGCAACGTGAAATCGACACCATGAAAACCCTTTTGGGTTCGCTCTAG